One Rhizobium leguminosarum genomic region harbors:
- the trbL gene encoding P-type conjugative transfer protein TrbL — MVKRNRRSTILVAGIAFLALAAPAFAQQGQVLTELENQVSTAAKGWETTVMDAAKSLFWILAGIEVGIAAVWLAIQAASLDSWFAELVRRIMFIGFFAFALTQGPTFARAAVDSLFQIGAGGGSASPAEVFDAGIRVASQMSEQAKFGVFEDNALAIAAVLAMGIVVICFSLVAAIFVSVMVEMYVGLLAGMIMLGLGGSSFTKDFAIRYLVYAFGVGMKLMALVMIAKIGSNVLLGLAQAPTAESDQFITTLAIAGISVVVFIIAMYVPNIIQGVVQGASVSGGMETIRHGGQAASFAAGGAFLGAGAVGAGFAAAQAARAGGSSAAASVLRGMGASFSSGAMAAGSAAKEKAIGSPGAYAGSLLGLANAKLDQARGNSSAPTPPPEKPDKP; from the coding sequence ATGGTGAAGCGCAATCGGAGAAGCACCATCCTCGTCGCGGGAATCGCCTTCCTTGCTTTGGCGGCACCAGCCTTCGCCCAACAAGGCCAAGTGCTGACGGAGTTGGAAAACCAGGTCTCGACTGCCGCCAAAGGGTGGGAAACCACCGTCATGGATGCGGCGAAATCGCTGTTCTGGATCCTCGCAGGCATCGAGGTCGGCATTGCTGCGGTGTGGCTCGCGATCCAGGCAGCATCGCTGGACAGTTGGTTTGCCGAGCTCGTCCGTCGCATCATGTTCATCGGCTTTTTTGCCTTCGCTTTGACGCAGGGCCCGACCTTCGCCAGGGCTGCCGTCGACAGTCTTTTCCAAATCGGCGCCGGTGGCGGCTCTGCGTCTCCAGCCGAAGTCTTCGACGCCGGAATTCGCGTAGCGTCCCAGATGTCGGAACAGGCGAAGTTCGGCGTCTTCGAAGACAATGCCCTGGCTATCGCCGCCGTGCTTGCGATGGGCATCGTCGTCATCTGCTTCTCGCTTGTCGCGGCAATCTTCGTATCGGTCATGGTCGAGATGTATGTCGGCCTGCTGGCAGGCATGATCATGCTCGGGCTTGGCGGCTCCTCCTTCACCAAGGACTTTGCGATCCGCTATCTCGTCTATGCTTTCGGCGTTGGGATGAAGCTGATGGCCTTGGTCATGATCGCCAAGATCGGCTCGAACGTCCTGCTTGGACTGGCGCAGGCCCCGACAGCCGAAAGCGACCAGTTCATCACCACACTCGCGATCGCTGGCATTTCGGTCGTCGTCTTCATCATCGCGATGTACGTCCCGAACATCATCCAGGGCGTCGTGCAAGGGGCGTCGGTCTCCGGCGGCATGGAGACAATTCGCCACGGCGGACAGGCGGCCTCGTTCGCAGCGGGCGGCGCATTCCTTGGAGCTGGCGCCGTCGGCGCCGGTTTTGCCGCCGCGCAGGCAGCGCGGGCCGGCGGTTCCTCGGCCGCAGCTTCGGTACTTCGGGGCATGGGCGCAAGTTTCAGCTCCGGTGCCATGGCTGCCGGATCCGCAGCCAAGGAGAAGGCAATCGGGTCACCCGGCGCTTATGCCGGTTCCCTTCTCGGCCTGGCCAACGCAAAGCTCGATCAGGCTAGGGGCAATTCCTCAGCTCCGACGCCCCCTCCGGAAAAACCGGACAAACCATAA
- a CDS encoding IS3 family transposase (programmed frameshift), with the protein MQRRIFSREYKLEAVKLVRERGVAVAQAARDLDVHENVLRKWVREYGDDPSQSFPGKGQMKPEQLEIERLRREVAKLKAERDIPKKGRSLLCQGRDMKFAFVAKHRSIWPVAWLCEALGVSRSGFHAWFNRSPSEHARHDEVLLERIKQSFQSSDRTYGARRVWHDVLEEGLSCGLHRIERLMRLNALRARPRRRGLPKDAGDRAVIMPNVLDRQFVADRPNQKWVADFTYIWTAEGWLYVAAVIDLFSRRVVGWSMNANMTAQLVTDALIMAIWRRGKPDALLHHSDQGSQYTSEQFQRLMGDHGITCSMSRSGNVWDNAAMESFFSSLKTERTARKVYRTRNDARADVFDYIERFYNPKRRHSTLGYLSPNDFETKVGLA; encoded by the exons ATGCAAAGACGAATATTCAGCCGCGAGTACAAGCTTGAGGCGGTGAAGCTGGTCAGGGAGCGTGGGGTTGCCGTTGCGCAGGCTGCCCGTGATCTTGATGTCCACGAGAATGTGTTGCGCAAATGGGTTCGGGAATACGGCGACGATCCCAGCCAATCCTTTCCTGGAAAAGGGCAAATGAAGCCGGAGCAGCTTGAGATCGAGCGGCTCCGTCGTGAAGTCGCAAAGCTGAAGGCAGAGCGCGATATCC CTAAAAAAGGCCGCAGCCTACTTTGCCAGGGACGCGATATGAAGTTCGCGTTCGTTGCAAAGCACCGCTCGATCTGGCCGGTGGCATGGCTCTGTGAAGCGCTGGGAGTTTCTCGTTCAGGTTTCCACGCCTGGTTCAATCGTTCTCCGAGCGAACATGCACGCCATGACGAGGTCCTGCTGGAAAGGATCAAGCAGAGTTTCCAGTCCAGCGACCGCACCTATGGTGCCCGACGGGTCTGGCACGATGTGCTGGAGGAAGGGTTATCCTGTGGCCTCCATCGTATTGAGCGGCTGATGCGCTTGAATGCGCTCAGGGCAAGACCGAGGCGGCGTGGCTTGCCAAAGGATGCCGGTGACCGTGCCGTCATCATGCCTAACGTGCTGGACCGCCAGTTCGTGGCAGACCGTCCGAACCAGAAATGGGTGGCTGACTTCACCTATATCTGGACCGCGGAAGGCTGGCTGTATGTCGCAGCCGTCATCGACCTGTTCTCACGCCGTGTCGTCGGCTGGTCGATGAATGCCAACATGACAGCCCAACTCGTCACAGATGCGCTGATCATGGCGATATGGCGTCGAGGAAAACCAGATGCTCTGCTGCATCACTCCGACCAGGGCAGCCAATATACCAGCGAGCAGTTCCAGCGCCTCATGGGAGATCACGGCATCACCTGCTCGATGAGCCGCTCTGGAAATGTCTGGGACAACGCTGCAATGGAGAGCTTCTTCTCCTCACTGAAAACGGAGAGAACGGCACGGAAGGTTTATCGCACGAGGAATGACGCCAGAGCCGATGTGTTCGATTACATCGAGCGCTTCTACAACCCGAAGCGTCGCCACTCGACACTGGGCTATCTCAGCCCCAATGACTTTGAAACAAAGGTGGGATTAGCTTAA
- the trbG gene encoding P-type conjugative transfer protein TrbG has product MSIKHKRVALRCMLALAVSTAVSPMAIAQSLTGNEAKGTNLSGKWRGQTGLVTRGPDGKVIFLFGETQPSVVCSPLQVCDIELQGGEIVRDVLVGDTVRWKVEPATSGAAGGQAIHLIVKPSEPGLVTSMVVTTSRRTYHIQLKSHPTQYMARVGFEYPEDAATKLSDINARIQAMTGPDGGVAPEQLAFSYSLSGSAPWRPKRVYSDGQKTYIQFPRAISGQDAPVLFVVSGGQNRIVNYRMKKDMMIVDYNIDKAILISGVGWKQQEITIRRGG; this is encoded by the coding sequence ATGAGTATCAAACACAAACGCGTCGCTCTTCGCTGCATGCTGGCGCTTGCCGTATCGACCGCAGTTTCACCGATGGCCATCGCGCAAAGCCTGACGGGCAATGAGGCCAAAGGGACAAACCTCTCGGGCAAATGGCGAGGGCAGACCGGACTGGTCACACGCGGACCGGACGGCAAGGTGATCTTCCTTTTTGGTGAGACGCAGCCCTCCGTCGTCTGCTCCCCTTTGCAGGTCTGCGATATCGAGCTGCAGGGCGGCGAAATTGTCCGCGACGTCCTTGTCGGTGATACCGTGCGCTGGAAGGTGGAGCCAGCAACGTCGGGCGCCGCCGGTGGACAGGCGATCCATCTGATCGTCAAGCCGTCCGAGCCGGGGCTCGTCACTTCCATGGTGGTGACGACCTCACGCCGCACCTACCATATCCAGCTGAAATCGCATCCGACTCAATACATGGCGCGGGTCGGCTTCGAATATCCCGAAGACGCCGCCACAAAGCTCTCCGATATCAATGCCCGCATCCAGGCTATGACCGGACCAGACGGCGGTGTCGCTCCCGAACAGCTTGCCTTCTCCTATTCCTTGAGTGGAAGCGCACCTTGGCGGCCGAAGCGGGTCTATTCCGATGGGCAGAAGACCTACATCCAGTTTCCGCGTGCGATCTCCGGTCAGGATGCGCCGGTTCTCTTCGTCGTCTCGGGCGGACAAAACCGCATCGTCAATTATCGGATGAAGAAAGACATGATGATCGTCGATTACAATATCGACAAGGCGATCCTGATTTCTGGGGTTGGCTGGAAACAGCAGGAGATCACGATCCGGCGGGGAGGGTGA
- the trbH gene encoding conjugal transfer protein TrbH: protein MQLYRLIPIVLTLCLVGCQTATDGLSTSAAPADVTGPAAGAIAGDMAGRFAEQAGSTTTPIKLHNDTSEFAVALEAALKGWGFAVVTDDKSANAKGAAKPVELSYSIVAADGQVLARLSTDTMEFGRAYSIGNGVATPASPLSLMKRN from the coding sequence ATGCAGCTCTATCGCCTCATTCCGATTGTCCTGACCCTCTGCCTAGTCGGATGCCAGACCGCAACCGACGGACTGTCCACCAGCGCTGCACCCGCTGACGTCACAGGGCCCGCCGCCGGTGCTATTGCCGGCGACATGGCAGGACGGTTCGCCGAGCAAGCCGGATCGACGACCACCCCTATCAAACTGCACAACGACACATCCGAATTCGCCGTCGCGCTCGAAGCTGCTTTGAAAGGTTGGGGCTTTGCTGTCGTCACCGATGACAAGAGCGCAAACGCGAAGGGTGCAGCAAAGCCCGTCGAGCTGTCCTACTCGATCGTTGCGGCCGACGGACAAGTGCTGGCGCGCCTTTCGACTGACACAATGGAGTTCGGCCGAGCCTACTCGATTGGCAATGGCGTGGCGACGCCGGCGAGCCCCCTTTCCCTTATGAAGCGAAACTGA
- the trbI gene encoding IncP-type conjugal transfer protein TrbI — MVQSLQLGTSNQSADEKGMKRLNRVPLFVGIGILVLFLAVLVYGLSSRGLRFGQQDPNENGSGTPASTFADQLKRGIKDGIIGDRQEQQQPVFQPTPVPQQQEAARPLEAEPKVEPREPRRSRMESDEEWNARMFREQREQIFREQQRQRMASLQAKGAALDSPLKVDITDVSAQAPGAASAGPRQSNSATNGSQDLYAAALRAGAAGQVDQNGQTSKEDFFNADIKDLGYLPNQVVPQQSRYELKRGSVIPATLITGINSDLPGRITAQISQNVYDSATGHFTLVPQGTKLLGRYDSKVSFGQNRVLVVWTDIIFPNGSTLQIGGMAGTDSEGYGGFSDKVDNHYLRTFGSAALVALIGTGIDMSMPESSTLATQDTASDAARRNFAETFGRVAEQTISKNLNVQPTIKIRPGYSFNVLVDQDIIFPGNYSN, encoded by the coding sequence ATGGTCCAATCGCTGCAACTGGGAACGTCAAATCAGTCTGCTGACGAGAAAGGGATGAAGCGCCTCAATCGCGTGCCCCTGTTCGTCGGGATCGGTATTCTGGTTCTGTTCCTCGCCGTTCTCGTTTACGGCCTCTCCTCACGTGGGCTGAGGTTTGGTCAGCAGGATCCGAACGAAAACGGGTCTGGTACGCCGGCTTCGACCTTCGCCGATCAGTTGAAGCGGGGTATTAAAGATGGAATTATCGGCGACCGGCAGGAACAACAGCAGCCGGTATTTCAGCCCACCCCGGTCCCGCAGCAGCAGGAAGCTGCACGCCCGCTGGAGGCAGAACCAAAGGTTGAACCACGTGAGCCACGCAGGTCCCGCATGGAGTCGGACGAGGAGTGGAATGCTCGGATGTTTCGCGAACAGCGGGAACAGATCTTTCGCGAACAGCAGCGCCAGCGCATGGCAAGCCTACAGGCAAAAGGGGCGGCCCTAGACTCGCCGCTGAAAGTCGACATCACCGATGTCTCGGCGCAAGCGCCGGGCGCTGCTTCTGCCGGACCGCGTCAATCGAACAGCGCGACGAACGGCTCACAGGATCTCTATGCCGCGGCGTTGAGAGCGGGCGCTGCGGGTCAGGTCGATCAGAACGGACAAACTTCCAAGGAAGATTTCTTCAACGCGGACATCAAGGATCTCGGCTACTTGCCCAATCAGGTCGTACCTCAGCAGTCACGCTACGAACTCAAACGTGGATCGGTGATCCCCGCGACACTGATCACCGGCATCAATTCCGACTTGCCGGGCCGCATCACTGCCCAGATCAGCCAGAATGTTTATGATAGCGCGACCGGCCACTTCACGCTGGTGCCGCAAGGGACGAAGCTCCTTGGTCGCTATGACAGCAAGGTCTCATTCGGCCAGAACCGCGTCCTCGTCGTCTGGACCGATATCATCTTCCCGAATGGCTCGACCCTGCAGATCGGCGGTATGGCCGGGACCGACTCGGAAGGTTATGGCGGTTTCAGCGATAAAGTCGATAACCACTATCTCCGGACCTTCGGTTCGGCCGCGCTCGTCGCGCTTATCGGGACAGGGATCGACATGTCGATGCCTGAGAGCTCAACTCTTGCCACGCAGGACACGGCCTCAGACGCGGCGCGGCGGAATTTTGCAGAAACTTTTGGACGGGTCGCCGAGCAGACCATCTCGAAAAATCTCAATGTCCAGCCAACGATCAAGATAAGGCCAGGTTACAGTTTCAATGTGCTCGTTGATCAGGACATCATTTTTCCGGGCAATTACAGCAACTGA
- a CDS encoding transcriptional repressor TraM: MGYERNDTATDIDLRPIIGLLSNEPEQVVEILTVGAIKKHRKLVDRAERMFQVAHAGDRGGEKEPGDAHLAYLEATIEMHAQMSALTTLLNILGRTPKV, translated from the coding sequence ATGGGTTACGAGAGAAATGACACTGCCACGGACATCGACCTGCGGCCGATCATCGGATTGCTCTCCAACGAGCCCGAGCAAGTTGTCGAAATCCTGACGGTCGGCGCGATCAAGAAACATCGCAAGCTTGTCGACCGCGCCGAGAGAATGTTCCAGGTCGCTCATGCCGGAGACCGAGGCGGCGAGAAAGAGCCTGGTGACGCTCACCTAGCCTATCTGGAAGCAACGATCGAAATGCATGCGCAGATGTCTGCGCTCACGACACTTCTCAACATTCTGGGCCGAACACCGAAAGTCTGA
- a CDS encoding autoinducer binding domain-containing protein, which yields MNQLVAGLLEISAVAHDDATLKAALADLAERFEFSGYDYAKLLPGDFYVISNLHPDWLKRSRRLDLDRRNPIVKRAQQSRRAFIWSGTPQTGTPLEEDQTFYETAAQFGIRSGITIPIAISSGAISVLTFVSPKSVVTAHDEIDPIAASSAVGQLHARIEQLKIAPSIQEPFYLSPKEGTYTRWLSLGKTVEDTADIEQVKYNTVRIALAEARRRYDLCNNTQLVALAIRRGLI from the coding sequence ATGAACCAACTTGTCGCGGGGCTTTTAGAAATCAGCGCTGTCGCGCATGACGATGCAACGCTGAAAGCCGCCTTAGCGGATTTGGCAGAACGGTTCGAATTTTCCGGCTACGATTATGCCAAACTGCTGCCGGGCGACTTTTACGTGATATCGAACCTTCATCCCGATTGGCTGAAGCGAAGCCGAAGGTTGGACCTGGACCGACGAAATCCGATTGTAAAGCGTGCCCAACAATCACGGCGCGCCTTTATCTGGTCTGGAACCCCACAGACGGGGACGCCGCTGGAGGAAGACCAGACTTTCTATGAAACTGCAGCGCAGTTCGGGATCCGTTCAGGCATCACCATTCCAATTGCTATTTCCAGTGGCGCCATCTCAGTCCTCACCTTCGTCTCTCCAAAGTCCGTTGTGACCGCGCACGACGAAATCGATCCGATCGCCGCATCCTCCGCGGTTGGGCAGCTACATGCCCGCATTGAGCAGCTAAAGATAGCTCCTTCAATCCAGGAACCCTTTTACCTCTCTCCGAAGGAGGGGACCTACACGCGGTGGCTTTCACTCGGCAAAACGGTGGAAGACACGGCCGATATCGAGCAGGTCAAATATAATACCGTCCGTATTGCGCTCGCCGAGGCACGACGGCGATATGACCTCTGCAACAACACGCAGCTCGTGGCTCTGGCAATTCGGCGTGGCCTGATTTGA
- a CDS encoding RcgA family putative transporter — translation MFQNRKLFLPPPNDGSDWKELFKKLAAAGAGRTLGEDGFPAGPWTPELLAEAISQIDSNRTGVDLRTVQLWFQENDRGVSAANIRWLARVFGCDDPEATADWQVELSAAQTRLQAKRREAKKADSLASERPDVSPRPAIDEEQSSLEVSPDGEPEVDRKKQRFSLARKSEALFSGGSPLNLPAAVFAGASALGFLSYIVGIHSAVYLRADNFAKEVGFLWAPNWTFLFMVLLPLFFALVTELLAFWTKEGRVRLWAWNDTTTSEDDWARNVEASSSSYWAVFLICVLFAGVFQWIGVCLIPLLEGGADYATSWGTLAIVRPEVISVPVSIAFTALAYLYMCLCFYLFFAGLILLHTMIHDLRKIDLEAKILQQVGSQDEVYELCLRLMRGIFRCTILGLLVASCMKAQSSYLTSNAKNILDWLAGDLSSALAGRDGASNGFHYRMPTHYSSLLVALSTIVVFVYGSICLRAMGTRFHVPLWKMAAVVTLLFATYLLVDAFVGFSIVLGIGVLVAVFSLVDPGLGSRRSNEIGSEQIVS, via the coding sequence TTGTTTCAGAACAGAAAATTATTTCTGCCGCCGCCAAATGACGGCAGCGATTGGAAGGAATTGTTCAAGAAACTGGCTGCGGCGGGCGCCGGCAGAACACTCGGTGAAGACGGATTTCCCGCAGGCCCGTGGACGCCCGAACTGCTTGCCGAGGCAATCTCACAGATCGATTCGAACCGCACTGGGGTTGATCTGCGGACGGTTCAGCTTTGGTTTCAGGAAAATGACCGGGGAGTTAGCGCGGCGAACATTCGTTGGCTCGCGAGGGTTTTTGGGTGTGATGATCCGGAGGCCACAGCCGATTGGCAAGTCGAGCTAAGCGCGGCCCAGACGCGACTGCAAGCCAAGAGACGGGAGGCGAAAAAGGCAGACAGCCTTGCGTCAGAACGTCCAGATGTGTCGCCGCGCCCAGCAATTGACGAGGAACAGTCGTCACTAGAGGTTTCACCCGATGGCGAGCCCGAAGTCGATCGAAAGAAGCAGCGCTTCAGTCTAGCGCGAAAATCGGAGGCCCTTTTTAGCGGCGGTTCGCCGCTGAACTTGCCCGCAGCTGTGTTTGCCGGCGCTTCCGCTCTCGGCTTTCTGTCCTATATTGTAGGGATCCACAGCGCGGTCTACCTCCGGGCGGATAACTTTGCGAAAGAGGTTGGATTTCTCTGGGCGCCGAATTGGACCTTCCTTTTCATGGTGCTCTTGCCACTGTTTTTCGCGCTCGTCACAGAGCTACTCGCTTTTTGGACGAAGGAAGGGCGTGTGAGGCTATGGGCGTGGAACGACACGACGACAAGCGAGGATGATTGGGCCCGCAATGTGGAGGCGTCCTCCTCTTCTTATTGGGCGGTATTCCTGATCTGTGTGTTGTTCGCCGGTGTTTTTCAATGGATTGGTGTTTGTCTGATCCCATTGCTGGAAGGCGGTGCAGACTACGCGACTAGTTGGGGCACGCTGGCTATTGTGCGACCGGAGGTTATATCGGTCCCGGTGTCGATCGCGTTCACTGCCCTCGCTTACCTCTATATGTGCCTCTGCTTTTACCTTTTTTTTGCTGGGCTCATTTTGCTACACACCATGATCCATGATCTCAGGAAAATTGACCTTGAAGCAAAGATCCTTCAGCAGGTTGGATCTCAAGACGAAGTCTATGAGCTTTGCTTGAGATTAATGCGTGGGATTTTTCGTTGCACAATTCTGGGCCTCCTGGTCGCGTCGTGCATGAAGGCTCAGAGCTCCTATCTGACATCGAACGCCAAAAACATCCTCGACTGGTTGGCCGGGGATTTGTCTTCAGCGCTGGCTGGACGTGATGGTGCCAGCAATGGGTTCCATTATCGGATGCCTACCCATTACAGCAGCCTGCTCGTTGCACTTTCGACCATCGTTGTCTTTGTCTACGGTTCGATCTGCCTGCGAGCTATGGGCACGCGATTTCATGTGCCTCTCTGGAAGATGGCGGCGGTCGTGACATTGCTGTTTGCTACCTACCTGCTGGTCGATGCATTCGTGGGATTCTCGATCGTTTTGGGCATCGGTGTTCTGGTCGCGGTGTTCAGCCTGGTTGATCCTGGCCTCGGCAGTCGGCGATCGAATGAAATAGGAAGCGAACAAATTGTATCTTAG
- a CDS encoding alpha/beta hydrolase encodes MYLSWLDRWDEQRARLGEDGKETTSFILNADRAFPGEEIGSIRAFCARADEASIDPTFFDEQNGGDQRFEVREHWVKFPSDISTDVAENNIVWAKITKSGSLNKALVVFHHWNARTRNAQIAGFLSRRGITVVEIAMPYHFERSRPGSLHADYMLSANLGRTIQAVREAVCDGRKLIRWLKSEGYREISVLGMSLGSWVAGLIAAHDPNVSKASLFLTGGSLADMVWTGRATRSIRSSLESEIKLADLRRAWGPLNLENYAHRLARPDLDIQMVLAKRDTVVMPELSESLLRSLKNAGGRPQILRLNCGHYSLGKLPYILYAGLGLKRFLS; translated from the coding sequence TTGTATCTTAGCTGGCTTGATCGGTGGGACGAACAGCGGGCTCGTCTCGGTGAGGACGGGAAGGAGACGACGAGCTTCATCCTTAATGCAGACCGTGCCTTTCCAGGTGAGGAAATCGGCAGTATCCGCGCATTTTGTGCTCGCGCAGATGAAGCTTCGATTGACCCGACGTTTTTCGATGAGCAGAACGGCGGCGATCAACGATTCGAAGTGCGAGAGCATTGGGTTAAGTTTCCATCGGATATTTCGACCGATGTCGCAGAGAACAATATCGTCTGGGCGAAAATTACCAAAAGTGGATCACTCAACAAAGCACTGGTGGTTTTTCACCATTGGAACGCACGGACTCGAAACGCTCAAATTGCCGGCTTTTTGTCACGGCGCGGCATCACAGTCGTCGAGATCGCGATGCCTTATCACTTCGAGCGTAGCCGTCCCGGTTCATTGCACGCGGATTACATGCTGAGCGCCAACCTTGGAAGAACGATCCAAGCCGTCAGGGAGGCCGTATGTGATGGAAGAAAACTCATCCGCTGGCTGAAAAGTGAGGGCTATCGAGAAATCTCGGTCCTCGGCATGAGCCTCGGTTCCTGGGTCGCAGGATTGATTGCCGCACATGATCCGAACGTTTCTAAGGCTTCGCTGTTTCTGACTGGTGGAAGCCTTGCGGATATGGTTTGGACGGGTCGCGCTACACGATCTATCCGGAGCAGCCTCGAGTCAGAGATCAAGCTGGCTGATCTCAGGAGAGCATGGGGTCCGCTCAATCTCGAAAACTACGCGCATCGTTTGGCGCGGCCGGATCTCGATATCCAGATGGTGCTGGCCAAGAGAGACACGGTTGTGATGCCGGAGCTGTCGGAGAGCTTGTTACGCAGTTTGAAGAACGCCGGCGGCCGGCCGCAGATTCTGAGATTAAACTGTGGCCACTATTCTCTCGGTAAGTTGCCATACATTTTGTACGCCGGCTTGGGGTTGAAACGGTTTCTGTCTTGA
- a CDS encoding TraH family protein, whose protein sequence is MDAALIAKCADPSLPPAIVEQFISAVGSDDPLAVTVNADGRLVLIPKPRSPDEAMGVVKDYVGHAIVRVGITQFPADVGVDDASQLQSDMFEACANLRTGTGIFAKVARIVTKWYGRPTNKELLPQLVDDTIYAWKTGSFEGDNVFRASDPGGPTFFGTRSEKRAEGTDPVAPPMESEDASQSAEPDKATEAGMRIDLSRIGGQK, encoded by the coding sequence ATGGACGCTGCCCTCATTGCGAAATGCGCCGATCCAAGCCTTCCCCCCGCTATCGTGGAACAGTTCATTTCGGCCGTCGGTTCCGACGATCCACTCGCCGTCACCGTGAATGCTGATGGTCGGCTGGTTCTCATCCCCAAACCTCGCTCGCCCGACGAGGCCATGGGTGTGGTCAAAGACTATGTCGGTCATGCCATCGTGCGGGTCGGCATCACCCAGTTTCCGGCGGATGTTGGCGTCGACGACGCATCGCAGCTTCAATCAGATATGTTCGAGGCCTGCGCGAATTTGCGCACAGGGACAGGCATATTCGCAAAGGTCGCCCGCATCGTCACCAAATGGTACGGCCGCCCCACGAATAAAGAGCTTCTTCCGCAGTTGGTGGACGATACGATCTACGCTTGGAAGACGGGCAGCTTCGAGGGCGACAACGTGTTCCGTGCCTCAGATCCTGGTGGCCCGACTTTCTTTGGTACACGCTCAGAAAAGCGTGCCGAAGGTACGGATCCCGTGGCGCCTCCCATGGAAAGTGAAGATGCCTCACAATCGGCCGAGCCGGATAAGGCTACGGAGGCAGGAATGAGGATCGATCTTTCGAGGATCGGCGGACAAAAATAA
- a CDS encoding conjugal transfer protein TraB codes for MRPDWLQPFTLALAAATTGYISWSGHALALPAAIAFPALWSLAHSRRAASVVSAAYFLAASRGLPQGVAAFYQSDIWPGLILWLVASSGFVFVHVALWSRQSGGWKALRYTIAMVLMALPPFGIVGWAHPITAAGVLFPGWGWAGLAAVTAGLALMTTQYRPAVAITFAGFWLWSAAFWTAPDIGRHWQGVDLQLGNRLGRDNSLARHSDLVATLRSERRPGSTFMLLPESALGFWTPSVERVWRQQLAEADLSVIAGAAVVDREGYDNVLVRVSATDSEILYRERMPVPGSMWQPWLAPIGKSGGARADFFANPVVSVGGQRVAPLICYEQLIIWPVLQSMLHDPDLVVAVGNDWWTKGTAIIGIQRASAEAWARLFNKPLVMSFNT; via the coding sequence ATGCGCCCTGATTGGCTTCAACCTTTTACCCTCGCTCTGGCTGCTGCCACGACTGGATATATCTCCTGGAGCGGACATGCCCTGGCGCTTCCCGCAGCGATCGCATTTCCGGCGCTTTGGTCGCTGGCGCACAGTCGTCGGGCCGCAAGTGTCGTTTCGGCCGCCTATTTTCTGGCGGCGTCGCGCGGTCTGCCGCAAGGCGTGGCTGCCTTCTATCAATCCGATATCTGGCCGGGACTGATCTTGTGGCTCGTCGCCTCAAGCGGCTTCGTTTTCGTTCACGTCGCACTCTGGTCGCGTCAGTCCGGCGGCTGGAAAGCCCTGCGATATACGATCGCGATGGTCCTCATGGCCCTTCCACCCTTCGGCATTGTTGGCTGGGCACATCCGATCACGGCGGCAGGCGTTCTCTTTCCAGGATGGGGCTGGGCCGGACTTGCGGCAGTGACAGCCGGTCTCGCGCTCATGACGACGCAATATCGACCGGCTGTAGCCATAACCTTTGCAGGCTTCTGGCTCTGGTCCGCCGCATTCTGGACAGCACCGGACATAGGGCGGCATTGGCAGGGGGTCGACCTGCAGCTCGGAAATAGACTCGGTCGCGATAACAGTCTTGCTCGGCATAGTGATCTTGTTGCAACGCTGCGCTCTGAGCGTCGCCCCGGCTCCACTTTCATGCTCTTGCCTGAAAGTGCTCTCGGGTTTTGGACGCCATCGGTCGAACGCGTGTGGCGGCAGCAACTGGCCGAGGCCGATCTGAGCGTCATCGCCGGCGCGGCTGTCGTCGATCGGGAAGGATATGACAATGTGCTGGTTCGCGTCTCGGCCACCGACAGTGAGATCCTCTATCGGGAACGCATGCCAGTGCCTGGCTCGATGTGGCAGCCCTGGTTGGCACCGATCGGAAAGAGCGGCGGAGCCAGAGCGGACTTCTTTGCTAATCCGGTCGTGTCCGTTGGCGGCCAGCGCGTGGCCCCACTCATTTGCTACGAGCAACTCATCATCTGGCCCGTCCTGCAGTCGATGCTTCATGATCCAGACCTCGTCGTCGCCGTCGGAAACGACTGGTGGACCAAAGGGACCGCAATCATCGGCATACAGCGCGCCAGCGCCGAGGCTTGGGCGCGGCTGTTCAACAAACCTCTCGTGATGTCTTTCAACACCTGA